A single genomic interval of Eurosta solidaginis isolate ZX-2024a chromosome 3, ASM4086904v1, whole genome shotgun sequence harbors:
- the LOC137243752 gene encoding ATP synthase subunit beta, mitochondrial: protein MFVLRSAAKAEKSVMSLFNTINRGAAAKAAAKAAAGGNGKIVAVIGAVVDVQFDDELPPILNALEVENRVPRLVLEVAQHLGENTVRTIAMDGTEGLVRGHKVLDTGYPIRIPVGAETLGRIINVIGEPIDERGPIPTNKTAPIHAEAPEFVDMSVEQEILVTGIKVVDLLAPYAKGGKIGLFGGAGVGKTVLIMELINNVAKAHGGYSVFAGVGERTREGNDLYNEMIESGVISLKDKTSKVALVYGQMNEPPGARARVALTGLTVAEYFRDQEGQDVLLFIDNIFRFTQAGSEVSALLGRIPSAVGYQPTLATDMGSMQERITTTKKGSITSVQAIYVPADDLTDPAPATTFAHLDATTVLSRAIAELGIYPAVDPLDSTSRIMDPNIIGNEHYNVARGVQKILQDYKSLQDIIAILGMDELSEEDKLTVARARKIQRFLSQPFQVAEVFTGHAGKLVPLEETIKGFSEILGGKYDHLPEVAFYMVGPIEEVVEKAERLAKEAA, encoded by the coding sequence ATGTTCGTGTTAAGGAGTGCTGCGAAGGCTGAAAAGTCAGTAATGTCTTTATTTAACACCATAAACCGAGGTGCTGCTGCTAAGGCAGCGGCCAAAGCAGCTGCTGGAGGAAATGGCAAAATTGTCGCAGTAATTGGTGCTGTTGTGGATGTGCAGTTCGATGATGAATTACCACCAATTTTAAATGCATTGGAGGTGGAGAACCGTGTTCCTCGACTAGTGTTAGAGGTTGCTCAGCATTTGGGTGAAAATACTGTGCGCACAATTGCTATGGATGGTACGGAGGGTCTGGTTCGTGGACACAAGGTTCTAGATACTGGTTATCCAATTCGTATTCCTGTCGGCGCTGAGACCTTGGGACGCATCATCAACGTTATCGGCGAGCCTATTGATGAACGCGGTCCTATTCCAACAAACAAAACTGCACCAATTCACGCTGAAGCACCTGAATTCGTTGATATGTCTGTCGAACAAGAAATCTTGGTAACTGGCATTAAAGTTGTGGATTTACTAGCTCCATATGCCAAGGGAGGTAAGATTGGTTTGTTTGGTGGTGCTGGTGTCGGTAAGACCGTATTGATTATGGAACTTATTAACAATGTCGCAAAGGCTCATGGTGGCTACTCAGTATTCGCCGGTGTAGGTGAACGTACACGTGAAGGAAATGACTTGTACAATGAAATGATTGAATCTGGTGTAATTTCGTTGAAGGATAAGACATCGAAGGTCGCTTTGGTATACGGTCAAATGAACGAACCCCCAGGCGCTCGTGCTCGTGTTGCATTGACTGGCTTAACTGTTGCTGAATATTTCCGTGATCAAGAAGGACAAGATGTATTGTTGTTTATTGATAACATCTTCCGTTTCACTCAAGCTGGTTCTGAGGTATCAGCTTTGTTGGGTCGTATTCCATCTGCTGTGGGTTATCAACCAACCTTGGCAACTGATATGGGTTCTATGCAAGAGCGtattacaacaacaaagaaaGGTTCTATCACTTCAGTGCAAGCTATATATGTGCCAGCTGACGATTTGACCGATCCTGCTCCAGCAACAACATTCGCTCATTTGGATGCTACAACTGTTTTGTCGCGTGCTATTGCCGAGTTGGGAATTTACCCAGCTGTCGATCCGTTGGATTCCACATCTCGTATCATGGACCCTAACATTATTGGTAATGAACATTATAATGTTGCACGTGGTGTACAGAAGATTTTACAAGATTACAAGTCACTTcaagatattattgcaattttGGGTATGGACGAGTTGTCTGAAGAGGATAAACTTACAGTAGCCCGTGCCCGTAAGATTCAGCGCTTTTTGTCGCAACCATTCCAGGTCGCTGAAGTGTTTACCGGACATGCTGGAAAGTTGGTTCCTTTGGAAGAAACCATCAAAGGATTTAGTGAAATTTTGGGAGGTAAATACGATCATTTACCAGAAGTCGCTTTCTATATGGTCGGTCCCATTGAAGAAGTGGTAGAGAAAGCTGAACGTCTAGCTAAAGAAGCAGCATAA